Proteins found in one Lysinibacillus fusiformis genomic segment:
- a CDS encoding zinc ribbon domain-containing protein YjdM has translation MAAYPNCPKCHSEYTYEDGANYVCPECAHEWSMDATEQESDAFIVKDANGNLLADGDSVTVIKDLKVKGSSSTLKIGTKVKSIRLVEGDHNIDCKIDGFGAMKLKSEFVKKA, from the coding sequence ATGGCAGCTTATCCAAATTGTCCAAAATGTCATTCAGAATATACGTATGAGGATGGAGCAAACTATGTATGTCCAGAATGTGCGCATGAATGGAGTATGGATGCAACTGAACAGGAATCAGATGCATTTATTGTAAAAGATGCAAATGGTAATCTGTTAGCTGACGGCGATTCAGTTACCGTTATTAAAGATTTAAAGGTGAAGGGTAGTTCTTCCACTTTAAAAATTGGTACAAAGGTAAAAAGTATCCGTCTTGTAGAAGGTGATCATAACATCGACTGTAAAATTGATGGCTTTGGTGCTATGAAATTAAAGTCAGAATTTGTGAAAAAGGCCTAA
- a CDS encoding zf-HC2 domain-containing protein: protein MSQECSIVEDLIPLYKKKMLQASTIEFVEQHLTTCQQCQQLAANSSTQNEYLPMKRTVSFFHIIFIVLSFMFAINSSLLGNQKGFVISYALFGCLSYLFYKNIWIVFIISSVPVFVWAIINNLNNELYITTFSLTELGALVIGAGYIALLHTIFALIGAAFAILLRRIFQ, encoded by the coding sequence TTGTCACAGGAATGCTCAATTGTAGAAGATTTAATACCTCTTTATAAAAAAAAAATGCTTCAAGCATCAACAATCGAATTTGTTGAACAACACCTAACGACTTGTCAGCAATGTCAGCAGCTAGCAGCCAATTCATCAACTCAAAACGAATACTTACCCATGAAAAGAACAGTATCCTTTTTTCACATCATATTTATTGTCTTATCCTTTATGTTCGCCATTAACTCATCCTTACTCGGCAATCAAAAGGGCTTCGTCATCTCGTATGCACTTTTCGGCTGTCTTTCTTATCTTTTCTATAAAAACATCTGGATTGTCTTTATCATAAGCTCTGTGCCTGTATTCGTTTGGGCTATCATTAATAATCTTAATAATGAGCTCTATATTACAACCTTTTCTTTAACAGAACTAGGAGCACTAGTAATTGGGGCTGGCTACATCGCACTTTTACATACCATTTTTGCCTTAATTGGCGCAGCTTTTGCCATTCTATTACGTAGGATTTTTCAATAA
- a CDS encoding YfbR-like 5'-deoxynucleotidase, translating to MIFIGIHQFFTSLNDLERIIRCPGRFKFEEHNVAAHSWKVSQYAMFFATLEEMHGATVDWKSLYEKTINHDFAEVFIGDIKTPVKHASPELKQMLAHVEEKMMEKFIINEIPQEFQAIFFERMKEGKDTTIEGRLLEFADKLDQFYEAFAELKRGNTDKEFVYMYQSALSKLLAIPLEATVHYFRTEILKDAVKEKTHIDIQALTNEVLTAN from the coding sequence GTGATTTTTATAGGAATTCATCAATTTTTTACAAGCCTTAATGATTTAGAGCGTATTATTCGTTGCCCAGGTCGCTTCAAATTTGAAGAGCACAACGTGGCAGCCCATTCATGGAAAGTATCACAATATGCGATGTTCTTTGCAACGTTAGAAGAAATGCACGGTGCAACAGTTGATTGGAAGTCTTTATATGAAAAAACGATCAATCATGACTTTGCTGAAGTTTTTATTGGGGACATTAAGACGCCTGTGAAACATGCTAGTCCAGAGTTGAAGCAAATGCTAGCACATGTGGAAGAAAAGATGATGGAAAAATTTATTATCAATGAAATCCCACAAGAATTTCAGGCTATTTTCTTTGAACGGATGAAAGAAGGAAAGGATACTACTATAGAGGGTCGGCTACTTGAATTTGCAGATAAACTCGATCAGTTTTATGAAGCTTTCGCAGAATTAAAGCGTGGCAATACTGACAAAGAATTTGTCTATATGTACCAATCAGCCCTTTCAAAACTTTTGGCCATTCCACTTGAAGCGACAGTTCATTATTTCCGCACAGAAATTTTAAAAGACGCAGTAAAGGAAAAAACACATATCGATATTCAAGCATTAACAAATGAAGTACTAACAGCAAATTAA